From a region of the Gossypium raimondii isolate GPD5lz chromosome 10, ASM2569854v1, whole genome shotgun sequence genome:
- the LOC128033863 gene encoding LRR receptor-like serine/threonine-protein kinase EFR, whose product MMSHAPSFTNPSYQLPTCFMLMEPSKKHFQASSSFFLLTLLSFFNLQGLNLLSLATASPVVRGNDTDRQALLQFKAKITGDQLNIMESWNSSIHFCQWIGVTCGRKHRRVTKLKLRILKLSGSLSPYIGNLSFLRELDLAGNSFYNQIPQEIGGLRRLEVLYLVNNSISGEIPSNLSACSKLILVDMTNNQLTGEIPSLLGLLSNLKVLGFNHNRLIGSIPLSLGNLSSLVKFGLQNNALSGIIPEAFGQLRNLSFFTIFGNAISGIVPVAMFNLSNIRGFDIGTNKIQVIIPKHPKGY is encoded by the exons ATGATGAGCCACGCACCCTCATTTACAAATCCATCTTATCAATTACCAACTTGTTTTATGTTGATGGAGCCAtcaaaaaaacattttcaagCGTCTAGCTCTTTCTTCCTTTTGACTCTTCTCTCATTCTTCAACTTGCAGGGTCTTAACTTGCTTAGTTTAGCAACAGCAAGTCCTGTAGTTAGAGGAAATGACACTGATCGACAAGCTTTACTCCAGTTCAAAGCCAAGATAACTGGTGATCAACTCAACATTATGGAGTCCTGGAATAGCTCCATTCACTTCTGTCAATGGATCGGTGTTACATGCGGTCGCAAGCATCGAAGAGTCACCAAGCTGAAACTTCGAATCCTCAAACTCTCTGGATCATTGTCACCCTACATTGGGAACTTGAGCTTCCTCAGGGAGTTGGATCTTGCAGGCAACAGCTTCTACAACCAAATTCCTCAAGAAATCGGTGGTTTAAGAAGACTGGAAGTTTTATACCTCGTCAATAACTCCATCAGTGGTGAAATTCCTTCTAATTTATCTGCTTGTTCTAAGCTTATATTAGTTGATATGACAAACAACCAGCTAACGGGAGAAATTCCATCTTTGCTGGGTCTCTTGTCAAACCTGAAAGTATTGGGTTTTAACCACAATCGTTTGATTGGGAGTATCCCACTTTCGTTGGGGAACTTGTCATCcttggtgaaatttggtttgCAGAATAATGCATTGAGTGGGATTATACCTGAAGCTTTTGGACAACTGAgaaatctttcatttttcaccATATTCGGAAATGCGATTTCTGGTATTGTTCCTGTCGCAATGTTCAATCTCTCCAATATTAGAGGCTTTGATATTGGTACAAACAAGATTCAAG TTATCATACCAAAGCATCCTAAGGGCTACTAA